The following are encoded together in the Thermosipho japonicus genome:
- a CDS encoding FAD binding domain-containing protein has protein sequence MIKNYFLPKTVEELSEIKASTKGFLFSGGTDLFVKMRANAIKTDTVIDTKAIIEGPKISDKLFIPLNFTYSQLREYLKDNNINEYLNNVIRLIGSPMIRNRGTPVGNIANASPAGDFVLASYLLNAKVIVKPSNKKIPIEDFIKGPGKIELEDNEFIFGVELDIKNDYKFYFEKVGRRNAMIISIASIAILLKESSNKIDDIAICYGSVGPTILREKLLEEKVKGKEISLELFEYLASEYEKLSNPITDVRASKEYRKQLVYNLMIKAYYNLKEKKVVDI, from the coding sequence CTTCCTCTTTTCCGGTGGTACTGATCTTTTTGTCAAAATGAGGGCTAATGCAATAAAAACAGACACAGTAATAGATACAAAAGCTATTATTGAAGGCCCAAAAATTAGTGATAAACTATTTATCCCATTAAACTTTACATACAGTCAACTCAGAGAATATCTAAAAGATAATAACATAAACGAATATCTAAATAATGTAATAAGGCTAATTGGTTCACCAATGATTAGAAACAGAGGAACTCCTGTAGGAAACATTGCAAATGCATCACCGGCGGGAGATTTTGTCCTTGCAAGTTATCTTTTAAATGCAAAAGTGATTGTCAAACCATCAAATAAAAAAATCCCCATTGAAGATTTTATTAAAGGCCCAGGAAAAATAGAATTAGAAGATAATGAATTTATTTTTGGAGTAGAACTTGATATAAAAAATGACTATAAATTCTATTTTGAAAAAGTTGGCAGAAGAAATGCGATGATCATCTCAATTGCAAGTATTGCAATACTATTAAAAGAATCAAGCAACAAAATTGATGACATTGCAATTTGTTACGGTTCCGTTGGACCTACAATATTGCGTGAAAAGCTGCTAGAAGAAAAAGTAAAAGGCAAAGAGATTAGCTTAGAACTTTTTGAATACCTTGCAAGCGAATATGAAAAGCTTTCAAATCCAATTACTGATGTTAGAGCATCAAAAGAATATAGAAAACAACTTGTGTACAACCTCATGATTAAAGCATATTACAATCTTAAAGAAAAGAAGGTGGTGGATATATGA